In a genomic window of Arachnia rubra:
- a CDS encoding sec-independent translocase has translation MFNIDATELILLLVLGVVMFGPEKLPGFARKAARVFVAVRDIANNAQTQLRQELGPEYADLKIQDLNPKSFVAKHMRDEIAAIEDAKREISTASSAAKAATAATGTAAAVKHDIVDASPPAPPVSAPYDPEAT, from the coding sequence GTGTTCAATATCGACGCCACCGAGCTGATCCTCCTTCTGGTACTCGGCGTCGTCATGTTCGGGCCCGAGAAACTTCCTGGCTTCGCCCGGAAGGCAGCCCGGGTGTTCGTTGCTGTCCGGGATATCGCGAACAATGCTCAGACTCAGCTGCGTCAAGAACTCGGCCCCGAGTACGCCGACTTGAAGATCCAGGATCTGAACCCGAAATCCTTCGTCGCCAAGCACATGCGGGATGAGATAGCCGCCATTGAGGATGCCAAGCGTGAGATCTCCACGGCGAGTAGCGCTGCGAAGGCGGCCACAGCCGCGACGGGGACTGCCGCAGCGGTCAAGCATGACATCGTGGATGCCTCGCCACCAGCCCCGCCGGTCAGCGCTCCCTACGACCCGGAGGCCACCTGA
- a CDS encoding magnesium transporter MgtE N-terminal domain-containing protein translates to MSAKDSAVFISRLIGLPVVDAAGDQVGRVKDVVFHLRTGNLAPRVRGLVVELFARQRIFVPMIRVHNITVNQVAILGQVDTRRFSKRDTEWLVAKDLFDRAVPRDVPTHIYDVSMVQVRNREWELFQIAITSRTRVSRFGFGGRRTTDIVQWDQVPDLVLAKGRSPEHLVAKFSDMKPADIAQELHDLDPDRLVEVIEALDDETLAEALEELPGDEQIHLISKLDTERAADVLGEMDPDDAADLIKDLPEAVAEDLLEHMEPKDASDVRRLLVYGEFTAGGMMTPEPVVLGTDATVAEALAHIREEHLTPALASMVFVARPPLETPSGRYVGAVHFQQLLRAAPTLMVATMLDHNLEPLSPESPLAQVSRFFATYNLVVAPVVDSDGALVGAVTVDDVLDHMLPDDWRGTQMDEPVEVSHG, encoded by the coding sequence ATGAGCGCCAAAGACTCCGCGGTTTTCATCTCCCGGTTGATCGGCCTTCCCGTAGTCGACGCCGCCGGCGATCAGGTAGGCCGCGTGAAGGACGTGGTCTTCCACTTACGCACAGGAAACCTCGCTCCCCGAGTTCGAGGGCTGGTAGTCGAGCTTTTTGCACGACAACGAATCTTCGTGCCCATGATCCGGGTACATAACATAACAGTCAACCAGGTGGCCATTCTCGGACAGGTCGACACCCGCCGGTTCAGCAAGCGAGACACGGAGTGGCTGGTGGCCAAGGACCTGTTCGACCGCGCTGTGCCGCGCGACGTGCCCACCCACATCTACGACGTGTCGATGGTGCAGGTGCGCAACCGTGAGTGGGAGCTGTTCCAGATCGCCATCACGAGCCGCACCAGGGTGAGCCGCTTCGGCTTCGGAGGACGCCGCACCACCGACATCGTCCAGTGGGACCAGGTCCCAGACCTGGTCCTGGCCAAGGGCCGTTCCCCAGAACATCTGGTGGCCAAGTTCTCGGACATGAAGCCAGCTGACATCGCCCAGGAGCTCCACGACCTGGACCCGGACCGCCTGGTCGAGGTCATCGAGGCCCTCGACGACGAAACCCTGGCTGAGGCACTCGAGGAGTTGCCCGGGGACGAGCAGATCCACCTGATCTCGAAACTCGACACGGAGAGGGCAGCCGATGTCCTCGGAGAGATGGATCCGGACGACGCCGCCGACCTGATCAAGGACCTGCCCGAGGCCGTTGCGGAGGATCTCCTCGAACACATGGAGCCCAAGGACGCCTCCGACGTGCGGCGGCTGTTGGTCTACGGCGAGTTCACCGCCGGCGGCATGATGACCCCGGAGCCAGTGGTGCTGGGGACGGACGCGACAGTCGCGGAGGCCCTGGCGCATATCCGTGAGGAACACCTGACCCCGGCGCTGGCGTCCATGGTCTTCGTGGCCCGCCCCCCGCTGGAGACCCCGTCCGGGCGCTACGTGGGCGCGGTGCACTTCCAGCAGCTGCTGCGCGCCGCTCCCACCCTGATGGTGGCGACGATGCTGGACCACAACCTTGAACCCCTGAGCCCGGAGTCGCCCCTAGCTCAGGTCTCGAGGTTCTTCGCGACCTACAATCTGGTGGTGGCCCCGGTCGTGGACTCCGACGGGGCGCTCGTCGGGGCGGTGACGGTGGATGATGTGCTAGACCACATGCTGCCCGATGACTGGCGCGGCACCCAGATGGACGAACCGGTGGAGGTGAGCCATGGCTGA
- a CDS encoding O-methyltransferase, giving the protein MTYVADSPIPAPTAESWDFAEGHAPVTEGLHQARLEAVGAGLTPVSPGVASTLTVLAKAVNARTVVEIGTALGTSALPLMAGMTSDGVLTSIDSEADNQLPARTFLNAAGYPPSRCRLIAGAPLEILPKLRDGAYDIVFINGDKLEYVEYVAAALRLLRSGGLLIIHDVLWYNTVADPGRQGDETIIIREALDAVKAAESYTTTLLTTGNGLLVAVKD; this is encoded by the coding sequence GTGACCTACGTAGCAGATTCCCCTATCCCGGCGCCGACGGCGGAGAGCTGGGACTTTGCCGAGGGACACGCCCCCGTGACCGAAGGCCTTCACCAGGCACGTCTGGAGGCCGTGGGGGCCGGGCTCACTCCGGTCAGTCCGGGCGTGGCCTCCACCCTCACCGTACTGGCGAAGGCCGTCAACGCGCGAACCGTGGTCGAGATCGGGACAGCGCTGGGCACCTCCGCGCTGCCACTGATGGCGGGGATGACATCTGACGGTGTGCTGACCAGCATCGACTCCGAGGCAGACAACCAGCTGCCAGCACGGACTTTCCTCAACGCTGCCGGCTATCCGCCGTCACGGTGCCGCCTGATCGCAGGTGCTCCTCTGGAGATCCTCCCGAAGCTGCGTGACGGCGCCTACGACATCGTCTTCATCAATGGCGACAAACTGGAATACGTTGAGTACGTGGCTGCCGCCCTGCGGCTGCTACGATCTGGCGGGCTACTGATCATCCACGATGTGCTGTGGTACAACACCGTCGCCGACCCAGGCCGTCAGGGCGATGAGACCATCATCATCCGTGAGGCCCTGGACGCCGTGAAAGCCGCAGAGAGCTATACGACCACCCTGCTGACGACCGGAAACGGGCTACTGGTGGCGGTCAAGGACTGA
- a CDS encoding DUF1003 domain-containing protein: protein MAERESLSEPRSRRRRLLPKVSLDSEAFGEFAEAAARFMGTGKFIAYMTVFVGAWVIFNVVGIYGFTWDTYPFILLNLFFSTQASYSAPLILLAQNRQEVRDKLSLDEDRRLAAQSRADMDFLAREIAAIRMHLGELATRDFVRSELRSELRELTERLEQAVTEKREEP from the coding sequence ATGGCTGAGCGTGAATCCTTGTCCGAACCGCGGTCGCGGCGGCGGCGCCTGCTGCCCAAGGTAAGCCTTGACTCGGAGGCCTTCGGCGAGTTCGCTGAGGCCGCCGCCCGGTTCATGGGCACGGGCAAGTTCATCGCCTACATGACGGTCTTCGTCGGAGCCTGGGTGATCTTCAACGTCGTGGGGATCTACGGTTTCACCTGGGATACGTACCCGTTCATCCTCCTGAACCTGTTCTTCTCCACGCAGGCCTCCTACTCGGCTCCACTGATCCTCCTCGCGCAGAACCGCCAGGAGGTGCGGGATAAGCTGAGCCTCGACGAGGACCGCCGCCTGGCGGCCCAGTCACGCGCTGACATGGATTTCCTGGCACGTGAGATCGCCGCCATCCGGATGCATCTGGGCGAGCTGGCCACTCGCGACTTCGTTCGTTCCGAATTGCGTTCCGAGCTACGGGAGCTAACAGAACGCCTAGAGCAGGCCGTCACCGAGAAACGGGAGGAACCATGA
- the sigE gene encoding RNA polymerase sigma factor SigE — MERSGMFRSKAKLSKSDWVAPTWAELVQNHSAQVYRLAYRLTGNQHDAEDLTQDVFVRVFKSIHNFQPGTLEGWLHRITTNLFLDSARRKQRIRMDALSSAPEHVWGQDRSPEELHADGALDADVAEALAALKPEQRVAVVLCDVEGMSYEEISEVLGIKLGTVRSRIARGRAQLRDALAHRAPSEDHARYLGVS; from the coding sequence ATGGAGAGGTCAGGCATGTTCCGCAGCAAGGCGAAGCTGAGCAAGTCGGACTGGGTTGCCCCTACCTGGGCTGAATTGGTGCAGAACCACTCGGCACAGGTTTACCGTCTGGCATATCGCCTGACAGGCAACCAGCACGACGCCGAGGATCTCACCCAGGATGTTTTCGTCCGGGTCTTCAAGTCGATTCACAATTTCCAGCCGGGAACCCTGGAGGGCTGGCTGCATCGCATCACCACCAACCTGTTCCTGGACTCTGCGCGGCGCAAGCAGCGCATCCGCATGGATGCGCTCAGCTCAGCGCCCGAACATGTCTGGGGTCAGGACCGCAGCCCTGAAGAACTTCACGCGGACGGTGCCTTGGACGCTGACGTGGCCGAGGCGCTGGCGGCTCTGAAACCCGAGCAGCGAGTTGCCGTGGTGCTGTGTGACGTCGAGGGCATGAGCTACGAGGAGATCTCAGAGGTCCTTGGTATCAAGCTCGGCACTGTCCGCAGCCGGATTGCCCGGGGACGTGCTCAACTGCGCGATGCGCTCGCCCATCGTGCACCGAGCGAGGACCATGCTCGCTACCTCGGGGTGTCATAG
- a CDS encoding LOG family protein, which translates to MTGHHQRTVTRNGQAITADEALLGIDDDEWASKDPWRVLRIQAEFVEGFDTLHGLPAAVSIFGSARTAPEDPMYQASERIAHGLAERGFAVITGGGPGIMEAGNKGASQAGGLSVGLGIELPQEQGLNPYVGLGINFRYFFARKTMFLKYSRGLIAMPGGFGTLDELFESLTLIQTGKVAHFPVVLFGSHFWGPLLDWIRQTVEAGGFISPGDRDLIILTDDVDEAVTAMGTSGDRENPLGR; encoded by the coding sequence ATGACCGGACATCACCAGAGAACTGTGACACGCAACGGCCAGGCAATCACCGCCGACGAGGCGTTGCTTGGCATAGACGATGATGAATGGGCCAGCAAGGACCCGTGGCGGGTACTGCGTATCCAGGCAGAGTTCGTGGAGGGATTCGACACCCTGCACGGGCTCCCTGCCGCCGTCAGCATCTTCGGCTCAGCCCGGACCGCCCCGGAGGATCCGATGTACCAGGCCTCCGAGAGGATCGCCCACGGCCTGGCAGAGCGTGGGTTTGCTGTGATCACCGGGGGTGGTCCTGGCATCATGGAGGCCGGCAACAAGGGGGCCAGCCAGGCCGGTGGGCTGTCCGTGGGCCTGGGCATCGAGCTTCCCCAGGAGCAGGGGCTAAACCCATACGTGGGGCTTGGCATCAACTTCCGGTACTTCTTCGCCCGCAAGACGATGTTCCTCAAGTACTCCCGGGGCCTCATCGCGATGCCGGGTGGCTTCGGGACCCTCGATGAGTTGTTCGAATCGTTGACTCTGATCCAGACAGGCAAGGTGGCTCATTTCCCCGTCGTGCTGTTTGGGAGTCACTTCTGGGGGCCGCTGCTCGACTGGATAAGGCAGACGGTCGAGGCCGGTGGTTTCATCAGCCCGGGTGATCGTGACCTGATCATCCTCACCGATGACGTCGATGAGGCCGTGACTGCCATGGGTACGTCCGGTGATCGTGAAAATCCCCTCGGGCGTTAG
- the glgA gene encoding glycogen synthase, which yields MKLSLLTREYPPTIYGGAGVHVAQLVPQLQKFIDVDVHCMGEPRDGAVAHPESWPAEANAALRVLGADLSMTAAVSADTDVLHSHTWYANMGGHLAGLMLDRAHVVTSHSLEPHRPWKAEQLGGGYRVSSWAEKTAFEAADAVISVSAGMRKDVLESYPRLDPDRVFVVKNGIDTDEFKPDHGTDVVNGLGMDLDYPTVVFVGRITRQKGLVHLVRAAQQFDPETQVVLLAGAPDTPEIAAEFEGAFAELQAKRKSPVIWVQEMMPRAAVRQVLTHATLFACPSVYEPLGIVNLEAMACETAVVASAVGGIPEVVVDETTGLLVPYDPARAGDPEFVATFETDFAAKVNRLTRDTALAEKFGKAGRQRCIDEFSWEQIARETIAVYEKAMAFHESR from the coding sequence ATGAAACTGTCGCTGTTGACTCGCGAGTACCCTCCAACCATCTACGGCGGTGCCGGGGTCCATGTGGCCCAGCTCGTCCCTCAGCTTCAGAAGTTCATCGACGTCGACGTGCACTGCATGGGCGAACCCCGCGACGGCGCCGTCGCACACCCGGAGTCCTGGCCCGCGGAGGCGAACGCCGCCCTGCGAGTGCTGGGAGCTGACCTGTCCATGACGGCCGCGGTCTCTGCCGACACCGACGTGCTGCACTCCCACACCTGGTACGCGAACATGGGTGGCCACCTGGCCGGGCTGATGCTGGATCGCGCCCATGTGGTGACCTCACATTCCCTCGAACCACACCGTCCCTGGAAGGCGGAGCAGCTGGGTGGCGGCTACCGGGTCTCGTCCTGGGCTGAGAAGACGGCATTCGAGGCCGCAGATGCCGTCATATCGGTCTCAGCAGGAATGCGTAAAGATGTGCTGGAGTCCTACCCCCGTCTTGACCCCGACCGGGTGTTCGTGGTCAAGAACGGTATCGATACCGATGAGTTCAAACCGGACCATGGCACCGATGTGGTCAACGGTCTCGGCATGGACCTGGACTACCCAACCGTGGTCTTCGTCGGACGCATCACCCGGCAGAAGGGACTTGTTCACCTCGTGAGGGCAGCCCAGCAGTTCGATCCCGAGACCCAGGTGGTCCTCCTAGCCGGGGCACCCGACACCCCGGAAATCGCCGCTGAGTTCGAGGGAGCCTTCGCAGAGCTTCAGGCCAAGCGAAAGTCCCCCGTGATCTGGGTGCAGGAGATGATGCCCCGGGCCGCTGTCAGGCAGGTGCTCACGCACGCCACGTTGTTCGCCTGCCCCAGTGTCTACGAACCGCTGGGCATCGTGAACCTCGAGGCCATGGCCTGTGAGACAGCCGTGGTGGCTTCAGCAGTGGGCGGAATCCCCGAGGTGGTGGTCGACGAGACCACAGGCCTGCTGGTTCCCTACGATCCCGCCAGGGCTGGCGACCCAGAGTTCGTCGCCACCTTCGAGACCGACTTCGCGGCCAAAGTGAACCGGCTCACCCGTGACACGGCACTCGCCGAGAAGTTCGGCAAGGCTGGACGGCAGCGCTGCATCGACGAGTTCTCGTGGGAGCAGATCGCCAGGGAGACCATCGCGGTCTACGAGAAAGCAATGGCTTTCCACGAATCACGCTGA
- a CDS encoding DUF3117 domain-containing protein produces the protein MAAMKPRTGDGPMEVTKEGRGIVMRVPVDGGGRLVVEMNATEATDLLNALKGVVG, from the coding sequence ATGGCAGCGATGAAACCCCGTACGGGAGACGGACCGATGGAGGTCACCAAGGAGGGGCGTGGCATTGTGATGCGCGTCCCTGTCGATGGCGGGGGACGACTGGTGGTCGAGATGAACGCTACTGAGGCGACTGATCTGCTGAATGCCCTCAAGGGGGTCGTTGGCTGA
- a CDS encoding Mrp/NBP35 family ATP-binding protein: MTNENPLLPLVRAALHKVEDPEIRRPITELGMVDELTANDEGQIFIKVLLTVPGCPMRTEISHRVTEAVEAVEGVRGVHVELGVMNDEQRSAMRQVLRGGQPERKIPFAEPGNLTKVIAVASGKGGVGKSSVTVNLAVALAKAGRSVAILDADIYGHSIPDLLGLGDARPTVVDDMILPVPAAEGLKVISVGMLKPSRDQVVAWRGPILDRALTQLLADVFWGDLDFLLLDLPPGTGDVAMSLGQKIPNSEVLVVTTPQLAASEVAERAGTMAHLLKQRVLGVVENMSWLEFVAPDTGKEYRIELFGSGGGALVAEALSERLGYEVPLLSQVPFDEELLAGGDRGDPIVLAAPDHPASQALLQLGQDLAARGRDLLGRILPVSPV; the protein is encoded by the coding sequence GTGACGAATGAGAATCCGCTCCTACCTCTGGTCCGTGCTGCTCTGCACAAGGTCGAAGACCCTGAGATTCGCCGCCCCATCACCGAGTTGGGAATGGTCGATGAGCTGACTGCCAATGACGAGGGACAGATTTTCATCAAGGTTTTGCTGACCGTGCCTGGGTGCCCGATGCGCACTGAGATCTCCCATCGCGTCACCGAGGCCGTTGAGGCCGTCGAAGGCGTCAGGGGCGTGCACGTCGAACTGGGTGTGATGAACGACGAGCAGCGGTCCGCAATGCGGCAGGTGCTGCGCGGCGGCCAGCCAGAACGCAAGATCCCATTCGCTGAGCCAGGCAATCTGACGAAGGTGATCGCGGTGGCCTCCGGGAAGGGTGGGGTCGGTAAGTCCTCCGTCACGGTGAACCTGGCCGTAGCACTCGCAAAGGCGGGGCGGAGCGTCGCAATTCTTGATGCGGACATCTACGGCCACTCCATACCCGACCTGCTGGGCCTGGGTGACGCCCGGCCGACGGTCGTCGACGACATGATCCTGCCCGTCCCGGCAGCAGAGGGCCTGAAGGTGATCTCCGTGGGAATGCTGAAACCCTCCCGAGACCAGGTCGTGGCGTGGCGCGGTCCCATCCTCGACCGGGCACTGACCCAACTGCTGGCTGACGTCTTCTGGGGCGACCTGGATTTCCTGCTGCTCGACCTGCCGCCTGGGACAGGCGATGTGGCGATGAGCCTTGGCCAGAAGATCCCGAACTCCGAGGTTCTAGTCGTCACCACCCCGCAGCTCGCTGCCTCGGAGGTCGCGGAGCGGGCTGGAACCATGGCCCATCTGCTCAAGCAGAGAGTGCTCGGGGTGGTGGAGAACATGAGCTGGCTGGAGTTCGTCGCCCCAGACACCGGTAAGGAATACCGGATCGAGTTGTTCGGATCAGGTGGCGGGGCACTGGTGGCGGAGGCGCTGAGCGAGCGGCTCGGCTATGAGGTCCCGCTGCTATCCCAGGTGCCCTTCGACGAGGAACTCCTAGCGGGGGGCGACAGAGGGGATCCGATTGTACTGGCGGCGCCCGACCACCCTGCCTCGCAAGCCCTGCTGCAGCTGGGGCAGGACCTCGCGGCCCGTGGCCGGGATCTACTGGGACGGATACTGCCAGTCAGCCCAGTGTGA
- a CDS encoding zf-HC2 domain-containing protein — protein MAQGNNCRRYEDDLSGFVDQTLPARRVDQVSEHLVRCPKCAASVEELRRVRSRLNSCQGIAPLPSSLAERLQSIAGGECDQPLYVTVRDSSDCHGVGGRLMRGGMAVTLALATLVMLSLALGKEPAAVADPVRSAREQYSLALTTINVNQGVGAVQWARERGARPGEATQVSPRAIDLGESTPIDESTAMARLSSNGRDITYSGLQRVWLMDGDGAHRSNDVEIDVVAGEGTSLTVLDATGARFLSWFVPTMGCCSPVVETGWQFYAYQDTDLVAGRAASVLEARGDGYVVTRWWLDTDTGLPLWMERYDTTGRPTLVSGFQSIDIGRAQLATNSTVPYPMESVSTSTASTAGWCIGLPECPLQLAGLPLVAHARTGGGRDVVPEAGLFRWGAHYQCHLDAGNTGERSSCLRRLPGSTSRVCLAGGRWRDFCGHRRVASAARDSVS, from the coding sequence GTGGCGCAGGGCAACAACTGTCGCCGTTACGAGGACGATCTTTCTGGGTTCGTCGACCAGACCCTGCCCGCTCGCCGTGTTGACCAGGTCAGCGAGCACCTGGTGCGGTGCCCGAAATGCGCTGCCAGCGTCGAAGAGCTACGCAGGGTGCGCTCCCGGCTGAACTCTTGCCAGGGAATCGCCCCTTTGCCCAGTTCCTTGGCGGAGCGGCTTCAGAGCATTGCCGGGGGAGAATGCGACCAGCCGCTCTATGTGACCGTCAGAGACAGCTCGGACTGCCATGGGGTGGGGGGACGCCTGATGCGCGGTGGGATGGCGGTGACGCTCGCCCTGGCAACACTGGTGATGCTCTCCCTGGCTTTGGGGAAGGAGCCTGCTGCGGTGGCCGATCCGGTCAGGTCTGCCCGGGAGCAGTACTCCCTGGCCTTGACCACCATCAATGTGAACCAGGGTGTGGGAGCGGTGCAGTGGGCAAGGGAAAGAGGCGCCCGCCCAGGAGAGGCCACACAGGTCAGTCCTCGTGCCATTGACTTGGGCGAGAGCACACCAATCGATGAGAGCACCGCCATGGCCAGGCTCAGCTCCAACGGCCGGGACATCACCTACTCCGGACTTCAGCGGGTGTGGCTGATGGACGGGGATGGGGCCCACCGTTCGAACGACGTGGAGATAGATGTGGTTGCGGGGGAGGGGACGAGCCTGACGGTCCTGGACGCCACAGGAGCGCGTTTCCTTTCCTGGTTCGTCCCCACAATGGGGTGCTGCTCGCCTGTGGTGGAGACCGGATGGCAGTTCTACGCGTACCAGGACACGGACTTGGTCGCTGGACGTGCCGCCTCTGTGCTGGAGGCGCGCGGAGACGGGTACGTCGTGACCCGGTGGTGGCTCGACACCGACACAGGACTGCCGCTCTGGATGGAGCGTTACGACACGACAGGGCGTCCGACGCTGGTTTCCGGATTCCAGAGCATAGATATTGGAAGGGCCCAGCTGGCGACGAACTCAACTGTGCCCTATCCCATGGAATCTGTTTCCACGTCCACTGCGAGCACCGCTGGATGGTGCATCGGTTTGCCGGAATGCCCGCTGCAACTGGCTGGTCTTCCCCTGGTGGCCCACGCCAGGACAGGGGGGGGAAGAGACGTCGTTCCAGAAGCTGGTCTATTCCGATGGGGTGCGCACTATCAGTGTCACCTGGACGCCGGGAACACTGGTGAACGGTCCTCGTGTCTCAGACGACTCCCTGGGTCTACCTCACGTGTCTGCCTGGCAGGCGGGCGATGGCGTGATTTCTGTGGCCACCGGAGGGTCGCGAGCGCTGCTCGCGACAGCGTGTCATGA
- the dapA gene encoding 4-hydroxy-tetrahydrodipicolinate synthase, translating to MSSTSEQPIFGRLLTAMITPFNPDGSVNLAEAARLARHLVDELGHDGLVVNGTTGESPTTSDAEKRDLIATVVEAVGDRASVVAGVGTFDTRHTIELAGQATDAGADGLLVVTPYYSRPPIDALETHFLSVAEATELPIMLYDIPHRAGIPIPETSLIRLADHPRIAAVKDAKGDICSSSVVIAGTTLSYYAGDDAYLLPLLAVGGVGVVGTSTHFSGLQVRSVIDAYTAGDLALARQLNAQLLPVFRGVFATQGAMMVKAALNRRGFSVGDCRPPMGAVAPDVLERFLRILDTQL from the coding sequence ATGTCTTCAACTTCGGAGCAGCCCATTTTCGGACGGCTGTTGACCGCGATGATCACCCCCTTCAATCCGGATGGGAGCGTGAATCTTGCCGAGGCTGCCCGGCTGGCCCGGCATCTGGTTGACGAGCTGGGCCACGACGGGCTGGTGGTCAATGGCACCACGGGCGAGTCGCCCACCACGAGCGATGCCGAGAAACGCGATCTGATCGCCACGGTGGTAGAGGCTGTGGGGGATCGTGCTTCGGTTGTGGCGGGAGTCGGCACCTTCGACACCAGGCACACGATTGAACTGGCCGGGCAGGCCACCGATGCCGGTGCGGACGGGCTGCTTGTCGTCACCCCCTATTACTCCCGCCCCCCCATTGATGCGCTCGAGACACACTTCCTCTCTGTGGCGGAGGCCACGGAACTGCCCATCATGCTCTATGACATCCCGCACCGTGCGGGAATACCGATTCCAGAGACCTCATTGATACGCCTGGCTGATCATCCCCGGATCGCGGCAGTCAAGGACGCGAAGGGGGATATTTGCTCGTCCTCGGTCGTCATAGCCGGCACGACGCTTTCCTACTATGCGGGCGACGACGCCTATCTGCTGCCGCTGCTGGCCGTTGGCGGCGTCGGCGTGGTAGGCACCTCCACGCATTTCTCCGGCCTGCAGGTCCGTTCGGTTATTGACGCCTACACCGCGGGAGACCTCGCCCTGGCGAGGCAACTCAACGCCCAGTTGCTGCCGGTGTTCCGGGGCGTGTTCGCCACTCAGGGGGCGATGATGGTCAAAGCTGCACTGAATCGCCGAGGTTTTTCTGTGGGAGACTGCCGTCCTCCCATGGGCGCTGTGGCACCGGATGTCCTGGAGCGGTTCCTACGGATTCTGGACACCCAACTCTGA
- the glgC gene encoding glucose-1-phosphate adenylyltransferase: MVARPKILSIVLAGGEGKRLMPLTSDRAKPAVPFGGSYRLIDFVLSNLANSGLTQVAVLTQYKSHSLDRHISMTWRFSTLMGAYVTPVPAQQRLGPRWYQGSADAIYQSLNLIRDANPDYVVVFGADNIYRMDIEQMVDAHIDSGLGCTVAGIRVPRNEASAFGIIDANEDKRIKSFLEKPADPPGLPDSPDESFASMGNYIFSRHALVEALRADAENPTAKHDMGGDIVPWFTAQGQSQVYDFKDNVVPGATDKDLNYWRDVGTIDAYHEAHMDLVSVEPEFNLYNSDWPLLTNQSQAPGAKFVIRGKAEDSIVNPGCIISGGEVDRTVLGPNVRIEKWSQVSDSVLMDGASVGRDAVVRNAILDKHVIVTDGAQIGVDHDHDRARGFHVSANGVVVVGKDTVVPRD, translated from the coding sequence ATGGTGGCACGCCCGAAGATCCTGTCAATCGTCCTCGCTGGTGGCGAGGGGAAGAGGTTGATGCCGCTGACCTCCGATCGCGCCAAACCTGCGGTGCCTTTCGGGGGCAGCTACCGGCTGATCGACTTCGTCCTGTCCAATCTCGCGAACTCGGGGCTGACCCAGGTCGCGGTACTGACCCAGTACAAATCCCATTCCCTGGACCGGCATATCTCCATGACGTGGCGGTTCTCCACCCTGATGGGTGCCTACGTGACGCCCGTCCCCGCTCAGCAGCGCCTGGGACCCCGCTGGTACCAAGGGTCCGCAGACGCCATCTATCAGTCGCTCAACCTGATCCGTGACGCCAACCCTGACTACGTCGTCGTGTTTGGCGCGGACAACATCTACCGGATGGACATCGAACAGATGGTCGATGCCCACATTGACTCGGGGCTCGGCTGCACCGTGGCAGGCATTCGTGTTCCTCGAAACGAAGCCAGCGCTTTCGGCATCATCGACGCGAACGAGGACAAGCGCATCAAGAGTTTCCTTGAGAAGCCAGCCGACCCGCCCGGGCTGCCCGACTCACCTGATGAGTCGTTCGCCTCGATGGGAAACTACATCTTCTCCCGCCACGCCCTGGTGGAGGCGCTCAGGGCCGATGCGGAGAACCCGACGGCGAAGCACGATATGGGCGGTGACATTGTTCCGTGGTTCACAGCCCAGGGGCAGTCGCAGGTCTATGACTTCAAGGACAACGTCGTTCCCGGAGCCACGGACAAGGACCTCAACTACTGGCGGGATGTCGGTACCATCGACGCCTACCATGAGGCCCACATGGATTTGGTCTCCGTCGAGCCGGAGTTCAATCTCTACAACAGTGACTGGCCGCTGCTGACGAATCAGTCCCAGGCCCCCGGTGCAAAGTTCGTCATCCGCGGCAAGGCCGAGGACTCCATCGTGAACCCCGGATGCATCATCTCCGGTGGTGAGGTGGATCGCACAGTTCTCGGCCCGAATGTCCGCATCGAGAAGTGGTCGCAGGTATCGGATTCCGTCCTGATGGATGGTGCGAGCGTCGGCCGTGATGCCGTGGTGCGTAACGCCATCCTCGACAAGCATGTGATCGTCACCGATGGGGCACAGATCGGAGTCGACCATGACCATGACCGTGCCCGTGGGTTCCACGTCTCGGCGAACGGCGTGGTCGTGGTGGGCAAAGACACCGTCGTTCCCCGCGATTGA